A single window of Methanoculleus oceani DNA harbors:
- a CDS encoding RlmE family RNA methyltransferase: protein MGSQWTKDSVYRKAMKAGYRARAAYKLLDIQQRNEIIRPSDNVVDLGAAPGSWLQVLRDLTGGKVIGVDLNPIAPMEGVTTIVGDFTDPLVQERIREEAGGIVNVVVSDASPKLSGQKSYDQARAIGLGEDALAFACTILKPGGNMVIKSFQGELFGELMAEARKHFYSVRGYRTKASRRGSAETYIIAKSFKGRCDGAEGPL, encoded by the coding sequence ATGGGTTCTCAATGGACAAAAGACAGCGTCTACAGAAAGGCGATGAAGGCGGGATACCGGGCACGGGCCGCCTATAAACTGCTGGATATCCAGCAGAGGAACGAGATCATCAGGCCGAGCGACAACGTCGTCGACCTCGGGGCTGCGCCGGGGAGCTGGCTGCAGGTGCTCCGCGACCTGACCGGAGGGAAGGTCATCGGCGTGGATCTCAACCCGATTGCGCCGATGGAGGGCGTCACCACCATCGTCGGGGATTTCACCGATCCCCTCGTCCAGGAGCGCATCCGCGAGGAGGCAGGCGGGATCGTCAACGTCGTGGTCTCCGATGCCTCGCCGAAACTCTCCGGCCAGAAGAGTTACGACCAGGCTCGTGCGATCGGTCTCGGCGAGGACGCCCTGGCGTTTGCCTGCACGATCTTGAAGCCCGGCGGCAACATGGTGATAAAGTCGTTCCAGGGCGAGCTCTTCGGGGAGCTGATGGCCGAAGCCAGGAAGCACTTCTATTCCGTCCGGGGGTACAGGACGAAGGCGTCGCGGAGAGGAAGTGCCGAGACCTACATTATAGCAAAGAGTTTCAAGGGAAGATGCGATGGTGCTGAAGGACCCCTATAA
- a CDS encoding DUF1348 family protein: protein MTEQSRPPLPPFTYETAVQKVRMAEDAWNTHDPVKVSLAYSVDSVWRNRAEFINGREEIVEFLRRKWAKELDYRLIKEVWAFHEARIAVRFAYEWHDDSGNWFRSYGNENWEFDRQGLMRVRHASINDLPIAEGERKYRWPPGRRPDDHPGLSDLGL, encoded by the coding sequence ATGACCGAGCAGAGTCGCCCTCCGTTGCCGCCGTTCACGTACGAAACAGCGGTGCAGAAAGTTCGTATGGCCGAGGATGCATGGAACACCCACGATCCCGTGAAGGTGTCGCTCGCATACAGCGTCGACAGCGTCTGGCGCAACAGAGCGGAGTTCATAAACGGCCGCGAGGAGATCGTCGAGTTCCTGCGGCGGAAGTGGGCGAAGGAACTCGACTACCGCCTGATCAAGGAGGTCTGGGCGTTTCACGAGGCGCGCATCGCCGTGCGGTTCGCGTACGAGTGGCACGACGACTCGGGGAACTGGTTCCGCTCCTACGGGAACGAGAACTGGGAGTTCGACCGGCAGGGGCTGATGCGCGTTCGCCACGCCAGCATCAACGACCTGCCGATCGCCGAGGGAGAGCGAAAGTATCGCTGGCCGCCGGGCCGACGCCCCGACGATCATCCCGGGCTCTCCGACCTGGGGCTGTAG
- a CDS encoding HD domain-containing protein: MERDEALALLRRYVTSPSHIIHSHATAAIMKKVAEHLDEDAGTWEVIGLLHDIDYDLVGGDMERHGVEGCRILIENGVSEEIADIVRRHNHLLTSGYERPVEVALQAADSVSGLIIACALVKGGAIGEVTPRTVKKKFKEKSFAAGCERERIRMIEPLMDLETFYRLAIEGLTEVRGDIGLA; encoded by the coding sequence ATGGAGAGAGACGAGGCACTGGCCCTGCTCCGGCGCTACGTGACGTCGCCGTCCCATATCATACACAGCCACGCCACGGCGGCCATCATGAAGAAGGTCGCGGAACACCTCGACGAGGATGCAGGAACGTGGGAGGTCATCGGCCTTCTGCACGACATCGACTACGACCTCGTCGGAGGGGATATGGAGCGGCACGGCGTCGAGGGCTGCCGGATCCTCATCGAGAACGGTGTCTCAGAGGAGATTGCGGATATCGTCAGGCGCCACAACCACCTGCTCACGTCCGGCTACGAGCGCCCGGTCGAGGTTGCGCTCCAGGCGGCAGACAGCGTATCAGGCCTGATCATCGCCTGCGCCCTGGTGAAGGGCGGGGCGATCGGCGAGGTCACGCCGCGGACGGTGAAGAAGAAGTTCAAGGAAAAGTCGTTTGCCGCCGGCTGCGAACGCGAGAGGATCCGGATGATCGAGCCCCTCATGGATCTCGAGACGTTCTACCGTCTCGCGATCGAGGGACTCACGGAAGTCCGCGGCGATATTGGCCTTGCCTGA
- a CDS encoding glycosyltransferase family 39 protein, which yields MTAAKREKKRSIGPDTPIPGGGSTPRESATTRRENDRTPPDRTGCLLVVMGIGALLRLYNLGYNSLWLDEAATLTFARQTLAGIWESTATGEFNPPLFYWLEHGMLFFGESEFVLRLLPALFGVLTIPVVYLIGKEFRDRDVGLIAAALLAFSPFHIFYSQEARAYAPMLFFFSLALLFYVRASRSDEVRSWVLFGLFSAAAFWMHFYAIVPVAVLILHALATRAGTIRSARNPALSAVAFVAASLPLLIVTFGLFRARTSSAPTFGMQGIEIVYQTLFQASGSSDLVLVPFILLFLLGVAYTRREDREGALLLLLMLILPLAASLALSSRMPMIPRYLIYLLPVYFVGIASAYPGLYALVRDRRAVYLAVAAAALISTPFLATYYTTPQKNDWRGFSAELYGMTGDEDLVVVLPPYVAQPLDYYYSNATDRTLEIGATTGDDLAAIRGRYPGRRAFYVMTPDLFAANPPGDAMDWVEENTQCYGQYTEIYLFVSA from the coding sequence ATGACAGCAGCGAAGAGAGAGAAGAAGCGATCCATAGGCCCCGACACGCCCATTCCGGGTGGCGGCAGCACCCCTCGTGAGAGCGCAACGACCCGGCGCGAGAACGACCGAACGCCCCCGGACCGGACCGGGTGTCTCCTGGTCGTCATGGGTATCGGAGCCTTACTACGGCTCTACAACCTTGGATATAACTCCCTGTGGCTCGACGAGGCCGCGACACTCACGTTCGCCCGGCAAACGCTTGCCGGCATCTGGGAGAGCACCGCCACCGGAGAGTTCAACCCGCCGCTCTTCTACTGGCTGGAGCACGGGATGCTCTTCTTCGGGGAGAGCGAGTTCGTGCTCCGGCTGCTCCCCGCGCTCTTCGGCGTCCTGACGATCCCGGTCGTATATCTCATCGGAAAAGAGTTCCGGGACCGAGACGTCGGGCTCATCGCCGCCGCCCTCCTCGCGTTCTCGCCCTTCCATATCTTCTACTCCCAGGAGGCCCGGGCATACGCCCCGATGCTCTTCTTCTTCTCCCTCGCGCTGCTCTTCTACGTGCGGGCGAGCCGGTCGGATGAGGTCCGCTCCTGGGTTCTCTTCGGGCTCTTCTCCGCAGCCGCATTCTGGATGCACTTCTACGCCATCGTGCCGGTCGCCGTCCTCATTCTCCACGCCCTCGCCACCCGCGCCGGCACCATCCGGAGCGCGAGGAACCCGGCCCTCTCGGCCGTCGCGTTCGTCGCCGCAAGCCTTCCTCTCCTCATCGTGACGTTCGGCCTCTTCCGGGCGAGGACGTCGTCCGCCCCGACGTTCGGCATGCAGGGGATCGAGATCGTCTACCAGACCCTCTTCCAGGCATCGGGGTCGAGCGACCTCGTCCTGGTGCCCTTCATCCTCCTCTTCCTGCTTGGCGTCGCCTACACCCGGCGCGAGGACCGGGAGGGGGCGCTCCTCCTCCTTCTCATGCTGATCCTCCCGCTGGCGGCAAGCCTCGCCCTCTCCTCGCGGATGCCGATGATCCCGCGCTACCTCATCTACCTCCTCCCGGTCTACTTCGTCGGGATCGCATCGGCGTATCCCGGGCTCTACGCGCTCGTCCGGGACAGAAGGGCGGTCTACCTCGCCGTCGCGGCGGCGGCCCTCATCAGCACCCCCTTCCTTGCGACCTACTACACGACACCCCAGAAGAACGACTGGCGGGGGTTCTCCGCAGAACTCTACGGGATGACCGGGGATGAGGATCTCGTCGTCGTGCTGCCGCCCTACGTGGCGCAGCCGCTCGACTACTACTACAGCAACGCGACCGACCGGACCCTCGAGATCGGGGCAACGACCGGGGACGATCTCGCGGCGATCCGCGGCCGATACCCCGGCCGGCGTGCGTTCTACGTGATGACCCCCGATCTCTTCGCCGCGAACCCCCCGGGGGATGCAATGGACTGGGTCGAAGAGAACACGCAGTGTTATGGGCAGTATACGGAGATCTACCTCTTCGTATCGGCCTAG
- a CDS encoding DNA polymerase sliding clamp codes for MLKATIDADIFRESIDAIAALVTECRLHTAEDQIRTRSVDTANVAMVSLELQSTAFTSFSATTGELGLDIAKMKNIIGMMGKGDALTLSLLDEERKLELSFGGYRYSITLLDVNTIRKDPNPPGIELPGKAVISGDALNNAIKAAAVISDKIALGIDPDTMTFYMEAEGDTDHIKLALGEDELVALNPVRARSLFSIDYLKDMGRVMARANEVEVYLGIDHPVRFAFDIAGGKGRVEYLLAPRIEAD; via the coding sequence ATGTTAAAGGCAACGATTGATGCAGATATATTTCGGGAATCCATCGACGCGATCGCCGCACTGGTGACGGAATGCCGCCTACACACGGCCGAGGACCAGATCCGGACACGTTCCGTCGACACCGCAAACGTAGCCATGGTCTCCCTGGAACTCCAGAGCACGGCGTTCACCTCTTTCTCGGCGACGACCGGAGAACTGGGCCTGGATATCGCAAAGATGAAGAACATCATCGGGATGATGGGGAAAGGCGACGCGCTGACCTTGAGCCTGCTCGACGAAGAACGGAAACTAGAACTGAGTTTCGGCGGGTACCGCTACTCGATCACGCTCCTTGACGTCAACACCATCCGGAAAGATCCGAACCCCCCGGGGATCGAACTCCCCGGCAAAGCGGTCATCTCGGGCGACGCGCTGAACAATGCCATCAAAGCGGCTGCCGTCATCTCTGATAAGATCGCGCTCGGGATCGACCCCGATACCATGACCTTCTACATGGAGGCGGAGGGAGACACCGACCACATTAAACTCGCGCTCGGCGAAGACGAACTCGTCGCCCTGAACCCGGTGCGGGCCCGCTCCCTCTTCTCGATCGATTACTTGAAGGACATGGGCCGGGTCATGGCACGCGCGAATGAGGTGGAGGTCTACCTCGGCATCGATCACCCGGTACGGTTTGCCTTTGACATTGCGGGCGGCAAAGGCCGCGTGGAGTACCTCCTTGCCCCTCGGATCGAGGCCGATTGA
- a CDS encoding Fic family protein: protein MLEEIGMKVRFTVFLAENISPIKHEVVEETEEHVTEQVTEQVTEQVTEHVTEQVTEQVKRLLICLKEKPSGARDAMQCLGLSHRPTFLYDYLKPAIQAGFVQMTQPDSPKSPTQKYRLTEKGRRRLERGR, encoded by the coding sequence GTGCTCGAAGAGATCGGGATGAAAGTTAGGTTTACTGTTTTTCTTGCGGAGAATATCTCACCAATTAAGCACGAAGTCGTAGAAGAGACCGAGGAACATGTAACCGAACAAGTAACCGAACAAGTAACCGAACAAGTAACCGAACATGTAACCGAACAAGTAACCGAACAAGTAAAGCGCCTTCTAATCTGCTTGAAGGAGAAGCCATCGGGAGCGAGGGATGCCATGCAATGCCTGGGACTCAGTCACCGGCCCACATTCCTGTATGATTATCTGAAGCCGGCGATTCAGGCGGGCTTTGTTCAAATGACACAGCCGGATTCACCCAAAAGCCCGACACAGAAATACCGCCTGACTGAAAAGGGAAGGAGACGTCTGGAAAGAGGAAGGTGA
- a CDS encoding 30S ribosomal protein S17e: protein MGIKPSYIKNLGEELLVKHRDRFSGDFDENKHAVSEVAVIDSKGVRNRVAGYISRKINTRKR from the coding sequence ATGGGAATAAAGCCATCATATATCAAGAACCTCGGCGAAGAACTCCTCGTCAAGCATCGCGACAGATTCAGCGGAGACTTTGATGAAAACAAGCATGCCGTCAGCGAAGTTGCCGTGATCGACAGTAAGGGTGTCCGGAACAGGGTTGCCGGGTACATCTCAAGAAAGATAAATACAAGGAAGCGGTAA
- a CDS encoding glycosyltransferase, producing the protein MADAYDLSVIVPTFNEEENIAAIIEAIGEAFSKSGIRGEILVVDDGSSDRTIPIVGEIAGKTDDVRLIVRSEDHGLSQSVVEGFGAASADILLVIDADFSHPPELIPRFYEAIRDGADIAVGSRYMEGGDIEDWPLARRLISLSATAFGRILFPAVTDPVSGFFAVRREVVSGAPLAPRGYKILMEVLGRGRWRSVVEIPFVFRDREEGASKLRAGTVIDYLRQCAGIVRFSITRRSGRVSREWEKVVRFGLVGLSGILVNMGLLYALTEIAGLYYLVSAAIAIELSIVNNFVWNDVWTFKSAKNLGGNLQRFWSFQAVSMAGLVINMSLLYLLADVAGVYYLVANLAGIFIAFAWNYAANRHYTWRGA; encoded by the coding sequence ATGGCTGACGCCTACGATCTCTCGGTGATCGTCCCGACCTTCAACGAGGAGGAGAATATCGCCGCGATCATCGAGGCGATCGGCGAAGCCTTCTCAAAGAGCGGCATCCGCGGCGAGATTCTGGTGGTGGACGACGGCTCGAGCGACCGCACGATCCCCATCGTCGGGGAGATCGCCGGCAAAACCGACGACGTGCGGCTGATCGTGCGCAGCGAGGACCACGGCCTCTCCCAATCGGTCGTCGAGGGGTTCGGGGCGGCAAGCGCGGATATCCTGCTCGTCATCGACGCAGACTTCTCGCATCCGCCGGAGCTCATCCCCCGCTTTTATGAAGCGATACGGGACGGTGCGGACATCGCCGTCGGGAGCAGGTACATGGAGGGCGGGGATATCGAGGACTGGCCGCTTGCGCGGAGGCTCATATCGCTTTCGGCCACCGCGTTCGGGCGCATCCTCTTCCCGGCGGTCACCGACCCCGTGAGCGGATTCTTTGCCGTGCGCCGCGAGGTCGTCTCCGGCGCTCCCCTTGCGCCGCGGGGCTACAAGATCCTGATGGAAGTCCTCGGCAGGGGCCGGTGGCGTTCGGTCGTCGAGATACCGTTCGTATTCAGGGACCGCGAGGAGGGGGCGAGCAAGCTCCGGGCCGGCACCGTGATCGACTACCTCCGGCAGTGCGCCGGCATCGTCCGCTTCTCGATAACGCGCCGGTCCGGGCGGGTCTCGCGGGAGTGGGAGAAGGTCGTCCGGTTCGGGCTCGTCGGGCTCTCCGGGATACTCGTCAATATGGGGCTCCTCTACGCCCTGACCGAGATTGCCGGTCTCTACTACCTCGTCTCCGCCGCGATCGCGATCGAACTCTCGATCGTGAACAACTTCGTCTGGAACGACGTCTGGACGTTTAAATCTGCAAAAAATCTCGGGGGGAATCTCCAGCGCTTTTGGTCGTTCCAGGCGGTCTCGATGGCCGGGCTCGTCATCAATATGAGCCTCCTCTACCTCCTTGCCGACGTTGCCGGGGTCTACTACCTCGTCGCGAACCTTGCAGGAATATTCATCGCGTTTGCCTGGAACTATGCCGCGAACAGGCACTACACGTGGAGGGGGGCATAA
- a CDS encoding M20 family metallopeptidase yields MDVARLTSSLIRIRSENPPGSTADLVAFIGEFLDSLGVKNRIVSHPGGRDNLITTEPGSRLLLCGHVDVVPAIPDDWTHDPCSGEVADGYVWGRGATDMKGGCAALLAAYRDVIESGVEPKAQFAFVCDEETGGEHGIRALLAQDLFEPRDCLIAEPTPAMSPAVGQKGLYRVDLSFRGRPGHSSLYPLVGKSAVMAAFDLIDYLREVHARPFPPGEDLQPLVAQSARIFREIFGIEGGDSILTRVMFNPGRIEGGEKANIVAEQCRMELDVRVPWGCSLDDLRRGIAEHAPDAAIRETDVAEPTLTPPDARIVRTVCTEVARVYGTAVPFLQWAASDAKYLRDKGFDVVEYGPGEIPTLHAVDERVSVEQLEKAVDVYRGVIRAYSR; encoded by the coding sequence ATGGATGTCGCCCGACTCACGTCATCGCTCATCCGGATCAGGAGCGAGAACCCGCCGGGGAGCACGGCCGACCTCGTTGCGTTCATCGGGGAGTTCCTCGACTCGCTCGGGGTGAAGAACCGCATCGTCTCGCACCCCGGGGGGAGGGACAACCTCATCACGACCGAACCCGGCTCCCGGCTCCTCCTCTGCGGCCACGTCGACGTGGTCCCCGCCATCCCCGACGACTGGACGCACGACCCCTGCAGCGGAGAGGTTGCCGACGGCTACGTCTGGGGAAGGGGCGCCACCGATATGAAAGGGGGATGCGCCGCCCTCCTCGCCGCCTACCGCGACGTCATCGAGAGCGGGGTGGAGCCGAAGGCCCAGTTCGCCTTCGTCTGCGACGAGGAGACCGGCGGGGAGCACGGCATCCGGGCGCTGCTTGCGCAGGACTTGTTCGAACCCCGCGACTGCCTGATCGCCGAACCGACGCCGGCGATGAGCCCGGCGGTCGGCCAGAAAGGCCTCTACCGGGTCGACCTCTCCTTCCGCGGCAGGCCGGGCCACAGTTCCCTCTATCCTCTCGTCGGGAAGAGCGCCGTCATGGCGGCGTTCGATCTCATCGACTACCTGCGGGAGGTCCACGCCCGCCCGTTCCCCCCCGGCGAAGACCTGCAGCCGCTCGTCGCCCAGTCGGCCCGCATCTTCCGCGAGATATTCGGGATCGAGGGAGGGGACAGCATCCTCACCCGGGTTATGTTCAACCCCGGGCGTATCGAGGGCGGCGAGAAGGCGAACATCGTGGCAGAGCAGTGCCGGATGGAACTCGACGTCCGGGTGCCGTGGGGGTGCTCCCTCGACGACCTCCGGAGAGGCATCGCCGAACACGCCCCGGATGCCGCGATACGCGAGACGGACGTCGCCGAACCGACCCTGACGCCCCCGGACGCCCGGATCGTCCGGACGGTCTGCACCGAGGTGGCACGGGTCTACGGGACGGCGGTGCCGTTCCTCCAGTGGGCGGCAAGCGACGCGAAGTACCTCCGGGATAAGGGCTTCGACGTCGTGGAGTACGGGCCGGGGGAGATCCCGACGCTGCACGCGGTGGACGAGCGGGTCAGCGTGGAGCAACTCGAGAAGGCGGTGGACGTCTACCGGGGCGTCATCCGGGCGTACTCCAGGTGA
- a CDS encoding thiamine-phosphate synthase family protein: protein MTSEDRGKVIGRLEEAVTLLVERMDERLIPEVGMNVVYALPDARSRDDVAGVLGRIVGLGKKVHPVGEIAFGASDHVARIVLTAMHFDPQIRSAANIRFSEAILPELENLLFEVCSFDRAREPPGVQTMDWGVASCCREGVPDIIYDRGAVGKEPMIRVLAEDPVMVAQNILKLSNRITYAQL, encoded by the coding sequence ATGACATCGGAAGACCGCGGGAAGGTGATCGGCCGCCTGGAAGAGGCCGTAACGCTGCTCGTCGAGCGGATGGACGAGAGGCTCATCCCGGAGGTCGGGATGAACGTCGTCTACGCCCTGCCCGACGCGCGAAGCAGGGACGACGTTGCGGGAGTCCTCGGCCGGATCGTCGGGCTCGGCAAGAAGGTCCACCCCGTCGGGGAGATCGCATTTGGGGCAAGCGACCACGTAGCCCGGATCGTCCTCACCGCCATGCACTTCGACCCGCAGATCCGGAGCGCGGCGAACATCCGCTTTTCGGAAGCGATCCTTCCGGAGCTCGAGAACCTCCTCTTCGAGGTCTGCTCGTTCGACCGGGCAAGAGAACCGCCGGGGGTGCAGACGATGGACTGGGGCGTCGCCTCCTGCTGCAGGGAGGGCGTGCCCGACATCATCTACGACCGGGGGGCCGTGGGGAAAGAGCCGATGATCCGGGTTCTCGCGGAGGATCCGGTCATGGTCGCACAAAATATTCTTAAACTGTCGAATCGCATTACGTATGCACAATTGTAA
- the moaA gene encoding GTP 3',8-cyclase MoaA, with product MVLKDPYNRTVTNLRISLTSRCNLRCIYCHAEGEVSPKEQMSAEDIAELMRVGVQFGVKSIKFTGGEPLLRRDLVDIVRSVPPGVESSLTTNGTLLAAKAAELKEAGLARVNVSLDTLRPERYRQITGKDCLADVLAGIDAAIEVGLTPVKLNMVLLDGINEDELDDFMAFVRSKQDLILQVIELMEFNECKFHGDVDSVEQELDERATRVVTRRMHHRKKYCLDGAEVEVVRPLHNTEFCAFCNRLRVTSDGKLKPCLLRSDNLVDTAGKHGKELEDAFREAVSRREPFFV from the coding sequence ATGGTGCTGAAGGACCCCTATAACCGGACCGTGACCAATCTCCGGATCAGCCTGACCTCCCGGTGCAACCTGCGGTGCATCTACTGCCACGCAGAGGGCGAGGTGAGCCCGAAGGAGCAGATGAGTGCCGAGGATATCGCCGAACTGATGCGGGTGGGCGTGCAGTTCGGCGTTAAAAGCATCAAGTTCACCGGCGGAGAGCCCCTGCTCCGCCGTGACCTCGTCGATATCGTCCGCTCGGTGCCGCCGGGCGTCGAGTCCTCCCTGACGACGAACGGGACGCTGCTTGCGGCAAAGGCTGCGGAACTCAAAGAGGCCGGGCTTGCCCGGGTGAACGTCAGCCTCGACACCCTCCGTCCCGAGCGCTATCGCCAGATCACGGGGAAGGACTGCCTCGCGGACGTTCTCGCCGGGATCGACGCGGCGATCGAGGTCGGACTGACCCCGGTCAAACTCAACATGGTGCTCCTCGACGGCATCAACGAGGACGAGCTGGACGACTTCATGGCGTTCGTCAGGAGCAAACAGGACCTCATCCTCCAGGTCATCGAGCTGATGGAGTTCAACGAGTGCAAGTTCCACGGGGACGTGGACAGCGTCGAGCAGGAACTGGACGAGCGGGCGACCCGGGTCGTCACCCGCAGGATGCATCACCGCAAAAAGTACTGCCTCGACGGCGCCGAGGTCGAGGTGGTCCGCCCCCTCCACAACACGGAGTTCTGCGCATTCTGCAACCGCCTGCGCGTGACCTCGGACGGCAAACTCAAGCCCTGCCTCCTTCGGAGCGACAACCTGGTCGATACCGCGGGCAAGCACGGCAAGGAACTCGAGGACGCGTTCCGCGAAGCCGTCAGCAGGCGTGAGCCGTTCTTTGTTTGA
- a CDS encoding ORC1-type DNA replication protein → MRPGNLLRYDQTLFRDPEVFEFTFVPELLHHRDAQVRELACLLRPALRGAGPGSAVLRGPPGTGKTTTVRRLFADIEDATKKLVPVYVNCQYDRTPLAVYRCIFERLSGYAPPSTGRHLDDLKRGIAVRLRNEDAGLVVCLDDANYLAAAGRLNTLLYQILRLYEKWDVRKAGVLAVSSDLTLNLAAEVDERVRSVFHPTEVNFLPYTKAEVREILAERIRQGLYPGVMPPPLLDRIAGIAAEERDIRVGIDLVRLAVLRAEEDGRRRVDPVDVTGAVRAIVAPVLRTRAAGLSEGERALACRIAERSREGADMTSGAVFEAAKEYLPVGKTTYHEHLKRLAEAGIVDLVPGTGRGREREVVLRYDPDEVAAVCARPDRSG, encoded by the coding sequence ATGCGGCCCGGGAACCTTCTCCGCTACGACCAGACGCTCTTTAGGGACCCCGAGGTCTTTGAGTTCACGTTCGTCCCCGAGCTCCTCCACCACCGCGACGCCCAGGTCCGGGAACTCGCCTGCCTCCTCCGGCCGGCCCTCCGGGGCGCCGGCCCGGGGAGCGCGGTCCTCCGCGGTCCGCCCGGGACCGGGAAGACCACCACGGTCCGCCGGCTCTTCGCCGACATCGAGGACGCCACGAAGAAACTCGTCCCGGTCTACGTCAACTGCCAGTACGACCGCACGCCGCTCGCGGTCTACCGGTGCATCTTCGAGCGGCTCTCCGGCTACGCGCCGCCGTCGACCGGGCGGCACCTCGACGACCTCAAACGGGGGATCGCCGTCCGGCTCCGAAACGAGGACGCAGGCCTTGTCGTCTGCCTGGACGACGCGAACTACCTCGCCGCGGCGGGGAGGCTCAACACCCTCCTCTACCAGATCCTCCGGCTCTACGAGAAGTGGGACGTCCGGAAGGCCGGGGTTCTGGCGGTCTCGAGCGACCTCACCCTGAACCTCGCGGCGGAGGTCGACGAACGGGTCCGCTCGGTCTTCCACCCGACGGAGGTCAACTTCCTGCCCTACACGAAGGCCGAGGTCCGGGAGATCCTCGCCGAGCGCATCCGGCAGGGCCTCTATCCCGGGGTGATGCCGCCGCCCCTCCTCGACCGCATCGCCGGCATCGCCGCAGAAGAGCGGGATATCCGGGTCGGGATCGATCTCGTCCGGCTGGCGGTCCTCCGGGCGGAGGAGGACGGACGCCGGCGGGTCGATCCCGTCGACGTGACGGGCGCGGTCCGGGCGATCGTCGCACCGGTGCTCAGGACCCGGGCCGCGGGGCTCTCGGAGGGCGAACGGGCGCTCGCCTGCCGGATCGCGGAGCGATCACGGGAAGGGGCCGACATGACGTCGGGGGCGGTCTTCGAGGCGGCGAAGGAGTACCTCCCGGTCGGGAAGACGACCTACCATGAGCACCTCAAAAGGCTCGCGGAGGCCGGGATCGTCGACCTCGTGCCCGGAACCGGTCGGGGGAGGGAGCGGGAGGTCGTCCTCCGGTACGATCCCGACGAGGTAGCCGCCGTCTGCGCCCGCCCGGACCGATCCGGATGA
- the priL gene encoding DNA primase regulatory subunit PriL, translated as MDIVLDRKELIKYPFLKESQQLARRHVESLEDFLASSPGAAALERAKERVIAALTFKKEFGEETTQNLKPEFEIASYALARMLVSCINDRSLIDRLARYEAERASFFLATEDPEIRRFVAWSIGISTGTATLPVTDYVELVPHLRDKRWRLVNRDVRQGGVNLGPGEIDELIRERIRVILVDQLPLRIPTGICERFEPVTKEISALQQQQVLEQFGEVREEAFPPCISALIQAITAGTNLTHMGRFAITSFLHTIGMNIAQIADVFARAPDFDPDMTMYQVEHISGRGGTEYTPPSCATMRTFGLCANRDKDCERVNHPLSYYRLRKNIKKKRG; from the coding sequence ATGGATATTGTACTCGACCGCAAAGAACTCATCAAATACCCCTTTTTGAAAGAATCGCAGCAGCTGGCCCGCCGGCACGTTGAGTCGCTCGAAGATTTTCTCGCAAGCAGCCCGGGCGCCGCGGCGCTCGAGCGGGCAAAGGAGCGGGTCATCGCTGCGCTGACGTTCAAGAAGGAGTTTGGGGAAGAGACTACGCAGAACCTCAAACCCGAGTTTGAGATCGCGAGCTATGCGCTTGCCCGGATGCTGGTCTCCTGCATCAACGACCGATCGCTCATCGACCGCCTTGCGCGCTACGAAGCGGAACGCGCATCGTTCTTCCTTGCGACCGAAGACCCGGAGATCCGCCGGTTCGTTGCCTGGAGCATCGGGATCAGCACCGGGACCGCGACCCTGCCGGTCACCGATTACGTGGAGCTGGTGCCCCACCTGCGCGATAAACGCTGGCGGCTCGTCAACAGGGACGTCCGGCAGGGAGGCGTGAACCTTGGGCCGGGCGAGATCGACGAACTCATCCGGGAGCGGATCCGGGTCATCCTCGTCGATCAACTCCCGCTCCGGATTCCGACCGGGATCTGCGAACGCTTCGAACCCGTTACAAAAGAGATCTCGGCGCTGCAGCAGCAGCAGGTTCTCGAGCAGTTCGGCGAGGTCAGGGAGGAGGCGTTTCCGCCCTGCATCAGCGCGCTCATCCAGGCGATCACCGCGGGAACGAACCTGACGCATATGGGCCGGTTCGCCATCACGTCCTTCCTCCATACCATCGGGATGAACATCGCGCAGATAGCGGACGTATTCGCCCGGGCTCCCGACTTCGACCCGGACATGACGATGTACCAGGTGGAGCACATCTCCGGCCGGGGCGGCACCGAGTATACCCCGCCGTCGTGCGCCACCATGCGCACCTTCGGGCTCTGTGCCAACCGGGATAAGGACTGCGAACGGGTCAACCATCCCCTGAGTTACTACCGGCTCAGGAAAAACATAAAGAAAAAGCGGGGTTAA